The sequence ctgatcattcgtgtaggggacatgcgagcggagacgtcctatgcaaagagtttgtataagacctgaccacgaagtgttaacgtctcgtcatataacaccattcatgacagagacttcacttcactaggatgaccataggtaacatgacctcaattctgagtgagttgagaactcctgctattgagggtggtcctttgatttgcattggTGCGAGTAGCCAAGTTGCcaactcaaacttaccactttgggcattcgtctaatttgggaactgggaactcagctacacaagatgaaattcaccccttctccgaagcaggggcaagtagatagatatgtcccttaagagctgattctagggcttgaagaTGTGTGCCACATATCTTTTCTTAGCCCaagaagtgttcacacatagttggactatgttgtattgttcattagagagatcggttgtacttaaggagtgagatgtaaatacaggggaaaaatggtaaattggctcaactatacttacaagcatctatgaagggtcatcgtactcatgattggttatatcctatggacacataaatttatctgtggtaagaagagttcagctgttggtctttagtggaatgtctggtagttaacggatagtggatctcgtggctaaagagttagtcagctattcacgtaccgttggagattCGAGCCATACGTCCATAaagttcccttggtagcttggataaagttgagaatcaatttttgggtcagtttgaaatgttcaaattgacaaaaaggagtttaattatatatgatataattgaactggttaattatatatgatataattgactaaatgtatgaaatacattattttagaggaaattggatataaatatgatttatattaagtagaggagaaaatactatagtagatatatgatatcaaactataggttaagaatataatatgattatactaattaattaaggcagttatgagataattgaccgAGTAATTCTCCGgaatcgtgcgaaagtgggaagttcgaattcagttcttgtaactgaagaataaaatgaaaattcttttcattttgtaagagatCTGAAAAATCGCTCAAGGTGTGAACCTATACGATTGCatagtgttgagagcctatacgatagtgcccatttttctaaacgattgcacacccgCGCACCAAACGATCACCCGCGATTTCTAAACGACTGCTTactttttctatacgatcgcttagcatgctaagcaaatctaaacgattgcttaccttttgatagacgattgcttagttaaACCTACAGGATCatgtacctttttctaaacgataagtacctgactatacgatagttttcTACTATCTCTCATTTGTTTTTTCGTAGTACATGATCGttttttcctccttcctctaccaattccatcaaattccaccctttggattctcactctaagaattTTGAAggcttcaagtggtggtgtcatccccggtTGCTGTTGATTCGTGCGTtgccgatcgtgtagacgaccgtaGTGCTGTTAGGTGACTATTTGTTGGGCGATAAGAAGCGGAAAGGAGTTCGCTTCCGCTGGACTGAGTTtaattgaagaaagtcttcaactggtatgtttacttaatcttttgtattttatttgttaaagcatgcttgtaattagtgttacaatgtatatctatttgttagaatatatgtgtggtaattctgtcacaatgaaatcggaaagatctgcttccgctcatggattctcttgtttaagagttccttcacaactatgaccaaacccctatAGAGCAAGGAGAGAGTGTGATGCTAcgttgttcaagcctcagaatcaactcttaagggagaaaattctttacttacTTTAACTAtaaagaaggagtgaattctttcttgtgaaACTGCGTTctcagcttcccaatcagacaaatctccaaaatggtagatcaaaggaccgcctttataggtaagagttcataactcactcaagattcaagagttcataactcactcaagattcaagtcaattcacctatggtcatcctggtgaaatgtaagtctcttctatcaactgtggtatataacgagactattcATTTAGTggtctggttttatacaaactgtTTGTATAAAACATCccacactcacatgtctccatgtaaatgattaggatcagatcatttgtagcactttacaataaatataacaactacaaagcgaaTTGtgttcatagtgtcaccagggtaaggtacccaaccttatcaatctactacataccatttaggttatctcttaaacatgatctatctgtatatctctatatacatgtttaggttacaaaagataaccttggatcttagtttattggttttgtgtaccttggatcttagtttattggttttgtgtaccttggatcttagtttattggttttgtgagttaatgctactaaatgtcaaataaaataccttttattttattcggtaaataaattttttatacactacaattacaaactacaggacccatgAGATtttgggcatcaaccccaacacttatATGACACCTTCCCATAATGGACATCATTATTTTCTTACTATTGCTGATGATTGCACTAGATATATTTGGCTCTTCCTTTTAACAAGAAATCTGATGTTCTTCGAATTATCCCTCAATTTTTTGGCTCATGTCGAAACCCAGTATGGATTGCTCATTAAAAAAGTTTCGCTCAGATAATGCCCCTGGGTTggttttttatgattttttcattAGAAAGGTATTGTTAATCAATTTTCATGTGTTAGTTGTCTTGAATAAAATTATTTGATGGAGTGTAAACATCAACATATGTTAAATGTGGCAAGGGTCTTATGTTTTTAGTCACATGTTCCCATTTCATTTTGGGGAGCGTGTTCTTATTGCAATTTTCTTGATTAATAGAACTTCTTCTCGTGTTCTTCAGTAGTAAAGTTCATATGAATTATTGCATGGCAAGATGATTGATTATCATTCTTTATGCACTCGGTGCTTATGTTTTACTTCTACATTAATGGGTGAACGATCAAAATTTCATCCAAGGGCCactactgttttttttttttctatctacCTAACATAAAGGGTTATAGGTTGTTTAATGTTGAGAAAAGGAAGTTCTTTGTCTCCCGTGACGTTGTTTTTAATGAGACATGCTTCCCTTTTCATTCTGTAACTCATGAGGTCGAAATGACTGGTCCTTTTCCTAATTTAATCTTGCCAAAGGCATTTGACACCATTCTGATTCCAACTTCTTCTAGTTCTGGTGTACACAATAGTTGTTTTGTAGAGGGTCTCTCCACAGTATGCTTCTGACATTGATGTTGTTTCTGCTATTGATCAAGCTATTAAAGAGGTTCATTCTTCAGTTGTATCATTATAGTCACCTATTATTGAGATGATTCCTTCTTCTACTTCTAGTATCGAGAATGTTTCTTCTGGTATTGGGTTTCGATGTTTCAGATGGGTTCATCAGACCCCTTTTTATTTAACTGATCACCACTCtaatctattttttttgttcttctaaGCCTCCATCTTTGACTAAGTATCCTTTGCTGGAATATCTTTCTTATTTCAGATTGAATGCTACTCTTCGACATTTTTTACTTAACGCTTCTACCAATTTTGAGCTCCAATATTATCATTAGGCGGTTGTTCGTGAGCATTGGTGTAAGGCCATGATAGAAGAGTTACAATCCATAGAATTTGATCTTATCCATTGTTCCTCTTCTTATTGCAAACACTCTATCGGATGCAAATGCGTTTATAAGATCAAGCACAAGTCTGATGGATCCATCGAGAGGTACAAAGCCTATCTTGTTGCCAAGGATACACTCAATAAGAAGGGTTAGatttttttgaaacttttctCCAATTGAAAAGTTAGTAACTGTGAAAACTCTTCTTGTTGTATCTGTTTCTAAACATTGGCCCTTAATTCAGTTAGATGTAAATAATGCTTTTCTTCATGGTGATTTATTTGAGGAGGTTTACATAAATATGTTGTTAGGTTATCATCCACATATTGATGTTTGTTTGTTGTTTGCAAAAATCAATTTCTTGGTCTTGAGCTAGCATAATCTGTCATAAacctttttctttctcaatgTAATTTTGCTCTAGAACGTCTAGAAGTTGTTGGTTCCTTAGGGTGTAAACCTATTACTTTACCAATGGATCTTCATGTGAAACTACATTTTTCTAATGATGATTTGCTTATTGGCCCCTCTATCTATAGATGACTAATTGGGCGACTGCTTTACTTAACTATATCCCATTCTGATATCACCTTTGCGTTGAATAAACTAAGTCAATATATTTCACGCTCCACTAAGGGTCATTTGGAAACAATTCACCATCTTCTGCTTTTATATTAAAGGATCACTTGGTCAAGGTGTTTTTTCCAACGTCATCCTCCTTTTAAATTTGTGCTTTTGCCGATGCCAATTTGGGTTCTTGCCTTGATACTCGCCGTTCAACTACCGGCTTCTATTATTTCTTGGTGACTCCTTAGTTTCATGAAAAACGAAGAAACAAACAACGATTTTTTGTTCTTCAGCTGAAGCAAAGTATTGTGCCTTAGCAATGGTTTCTTGTGAACTTATTTGGCTCACTCATCTTCTTACAGATATGCAAGTATCATTTCTTCACCCGCGCTTATTTTTTGTGACAATTAGGTTGTTGTGTATGTTGCTTCCAATCCAACTATTCATGAGTATACCATACACATCGAACTTGATTGTCACTTCATTTGAGACGAAGTGGTTGATGGTTTTATTAAGTTGTTGTCAGTTCGTTCTCAACTACAGTTAGCTGATATCTTTACAAATGCCTTAGCTGctccattgtttttttttttttcctcttttattgTCCAAGTTGGGTATTCTTAACATTCATGGTCCAACTTGAGGGGAGAGTATTAGGAGATCTTAACCaactattttgtaaaattatattttagatcTTAACCaactattttgtaaaattatattttttcttcctttgagattctttttttttgttatattgttATGTTgatttgttttaattgttacaaGTAGCTATTTTTAGTCTATCACACGTGTATTTAAAGGCTTGTTGTACTTCACACTTGATCACATAAATGAAGATtgttttccttcattttttcctttttggttaATTATTTCCATCCATGGATTAATGATGATGgtattttaaactatatatataattaacttatttcaaataataagagaaaaataagttataatctGACCATCCAACCCTAGATTATATTTAACTATGTATGGCTCCATTGTGTGTGCTTGGGGTTGActgacataaaaaaaaaaaaaaaaaaaaaaaaaacccaattttTAAGGGTTAGGTTGGCAACCAACTTGAAGTTTCAGGTTGATCAAAAAAACACTATCAATCCAACATAATTCAACTCAACACATATACACCCCTATTTGAAAAACacctttaatcattcaaaatcaactcaacgtttaatttttatattttaaaatatatttcttatactattaaaattgattttgaataattaaaaataatttttaaatgattttaaaaatgataaaagtgatttcaaACGTATCATaagttttatttgaatatttaatatTGTTGAAATGACATAACGATTGTAGTGTGGATATCAATTTTTGCACACACACGTtctaagaaagaaaagaaatgaatgGGGGTAACGAGGGGCATAGATAGGAGAGGAGAAGCAGACCAAGAGAGGATTTAAAGGCTTTATTGTCTGTGTGTATGTGGGCCGGCCCGAAACAGGTTCCTGATATTTAGGAGGCGGAGCCCAATGCcccaattatatatttatatatataaaagaaaatggaataaCGCACGTGTTGATTTGATGCACTGGCGGCGGAGAAGGCGGCGACTTTCGTCTGCCCTTCGTCAGTGGATTCATTGTTTTGCGGCCATATTCCGTCCTTTCATTcccattattaattattaatttaagctGCTCCCAATTCCCAACTGCCAAATCCACCATTCCATTCACCAAATTCATTGCTTTACTTATACCTTTTCCCCCACTACTATTTCtcggttttttattttatttttttcattttagtttatatactttaaatacattttagatatttgaatttattttattttattttattttattagtttgtcgttcattcttcagaaaaaattattataataacttTTCTATTATccatattttaaaaacatattgtatgtgtattttctttcttgaatattattattaattttgaaccaaaaaattaactttgaccTACTAAATTTAACATCCGTTATAACTTCAAGTATAAAATTTAAGATtctgtttggtaattatttgatttttagtttttgttttttaaaattatgtctacatcatccacatttcttaccatgattgaattcttagctaaattccaaaaaacaaaaataacttcttgaaagtttttttttttaattctcaaaatttggcaaaataaatttagtgGTGAAACTAGTATCTATAGGcttcattttgaaaaacaaaatgattaccaaatgggacctaaacaaaatttaaaattagaagaaccaaaatagtattttaatctatcttttgtattttctctcttattTATTAGAAACTTAATGGCAATCTGGAGGAAATttttagggttgttttcaaatataaaaaatgagtcaacttatttataaatatatcaaaatgtcattgtctatcagtaATGGATGTTGATGGatatctattagtgtctatcaacaatgatattttgctatatttgtaaattttttttgcagtttttttttttcatttaaaacaattattcaaatttttattgagGTTAAGTATCAaatttttttctccctttttttaattttaggttaaattaaaaaaaatgatgactaaattattaaaattgtgttGCTACTATAGTATTTATCTatgttaaaaatcacttttagtccctaaacttctATGTAAGTAATAATTAAATCTTTGAACTTtggtttgtaatgatttagtcattgtactcttaaattttttaacaatttaatccttaaactttatcatgtaataatttagttcttatacttcAAAATTTGTAGCGAGTTAGTCCCTTATATTAATGCTAAGATTTAAAGagatttcttataaaaaaaaccgATAAACCTAGTTAGAGATTCAATATTTTTATGAAATACAAAAGTGttctaatataataaaaaaaattgacttttgatctttttttttttaatgttagggtctaaattgttacaaatttgaaagtataaggattaaagtgttACTTACTATAGttcaatgactaaattgttGCCAAATTGAAAGTACAGAGACTATCGTTATAAATCAAAGTtctataactaaattattactttcatgaaaatttagggatcaaaaatattttttaacaatttacctaattttatttcttcaaaaaaaaaattctaattagccactaaactttcaaatttgatcCAATGCCTAAATCTGGCCAAAATCAAAAGGTTTAGAATTCCAATTAATTAGGAGCTTAGAAATGTACAACCAACGTCAACAAGAGTTTTGCTTCATTGGCATTTGTATGTGTTGAGGATCAAGAGATCCGTAGTTCAAATCTCTCGATCCCAATTTGTACGGAAAaacaatttaacaaaaaaaaaaaaaaggaaagaaatgtACAACCCACATTTAGAAAATTGTATGAGTatcattcatttattatttaaactttAACTATCATAGAACTTATATATGTCTGTTTGttattgataattaatattaGTGACAAAATAAGTTTCATATGAACTGCCTACAATAAGCAAATAGCCAAATTCGTCCCCAATTACGAAAGTTGTAAAACATGGAAATAACTTCAAAGGGGACCAAGTAAGTCATGGCTTATCCTTAATCATcccaaaatgaggaagaaaagaatGTTAATATCATTAGtgagaataaattaaaaatcaagaaAGTGTTCCATGTATACCCTATTGAGTTCGAAttattaaactatagtttcATAAATGCAACAATTTCACaagtaatttaatcaataattggTAAAACGAGGTATTCAAATTACATATCTCTTAATAAggtaatatattattttttgtgcGTTAAAATATACGATGAGACATATAGTAAGTGATACGTAACTAAAATAAAAGGATAAtagtttttaatgaaaatatattagattaaaGAAACCACATGAATGAAAATCGAAATGAAAggttgaaggaaaaaaaaaaaagggacagTGGAGGGATGTGGATCAGTCATAGGAGAGGCTTTTAATTGagtttgaatttttaatatattattgaatAGGGAGAACAGTGATCACAGACATGATTGAACTATTAGTGGGGTTTGGAAAAGATTTTCATATtggaaaaatgattaattatattaaaatcaaatattgtATCTTATCACAATGAACTACTTTGGTCCATTATTTTCATGGATGACAagaaagcaaaaagaaaaaaaaatacaggtAAAAGTGAGCTTAGTTCAACTATAATTGACACGACTTTTTACTTTAGAAGTCGGAGGTTCGATCTCCATCTCCATAATTGCTATACTcaagaaaaaaatttacatcCCTATTCCTTACCTACACATATATTAAACTATGACGAACAAAGAACATGAAATTTCATAGAAAAATTCATCTCCATAAGACTTTCCTTGTATATTTATCACTCATTTCCTTTTATTTCCAACCGCCAATTCAGGGGTTTTATATATTAAGTATAAGATGTACTTGAAAGAAAAAGTTCACATCCTTTGATATTTTTTGAATTCGAAGATTTCATTCCCATCCAGCAATTGTTGTATAAAAAACAAGTAGGGGAGGGAATTGATATTTGCATATATATCTTTATAGGAattgaatatgaaaaataacCCAAATCTTTATTTTTGATAGGTTAGGAATCTCCCAAGGGAATTCAATGTTTGATAAGAAATTGATTAGGACTTCTTGCTTCTTGCAAACTAAATAGGGATAAAAAGAGAAACTTTAGGATTTGAGTCATGTAATAAAGAGAGAAACCCTTGATCCTTGATCAATATATTCTTGAAGGAAATTAAGCAATAACAAAACTAAAAgcaaactaaaatttgattattactgttttttttgtttcctttctaaTTTTTCCTCCCCAATAATCCATGATGTTTGGTTACTGATCAGATTtacaaaatcaaaatgcaaaccaaaaataaaaaaccatagCATAGAAAAtcttatatataaaaacaaacCCTTTTAGTCAATTTGAAGTTTGATGATGATTGATGATCCTTTCAATTCCATGATAATTAATTGGAGTTTGGAGGAGAATACTCAAAAACAACTTCAGCATCCACCTCCCTTCTATGAAAATTCCTATGGCAACCACAAGCAGCACAATTGAGAGCCTCCTCAGTCCCATCCTCTCCTCTGGCCATGAACTCCCGGCAACCGTCCACCGCAAACCCCCCGAGCTTTGCCGCATGATTCTTCTGGCACTCGGCGTAGCGTACCACCGATCCAGAACTGGACCGGTTATGGTTTCGTCGGCCGCTAGAGCCATCACTCTTCTTCACCACCACCAGCCTTTTCTTCATGGTTTTGGAATCCTACACAGCTTTAAACCCACCAATCTTTGCTGAATTTGAGGTTTTTGATCAAAATTCCAAAGGGAACTAAGGAGAAAgctttctcccttttttttttggggggggggggggggaggaatTCAGCAAGTGAGCTAATATGGGTTCTAATATAACCCTAACCCTAAGAGAgagtttatttatatatagGGTTAGATCAGTTGGGAAGAGAAAGGAAAATTAATAAGGAAGATAGAACAGAAATAACACAAGCTTATTTTGGCAacaaatttttttccaaatcctTTTGGTTAGATTAGAAGGCAAAGATTGACCCTTTACCAAATTAATCTTGTCAAAAGCCCAGTGAcactgataaaaaaaaaaaaggttaggaGAAGTGGGTTATTCACAATTTCCTCAcacacaaattaaaaaatacatactttattgttttttttttttttggaaattaaagATGTATCCAACGTGGCATTATTTGATTGGTGAACCCGAAAAGAGAGTTGCAAAGAGATGGAACTAATTAAAGGGTAGAACCCTAGCTAAAAATATAGTTTGATTTCTGGTTCTTGACACAATTGCTTTATAAAGAATTTTCCCCTTTTTTaatagatgtttttttttttttatcgattcAAATAATGCATTATCATACACTGGTTGTGAGTCAAAGGAATGAGCAAATGAACATAAAGGAAGCATCATTATGTttactttaatttttcaataaaagagaTTAAAATGAGCTGCTTTTTAGGCCTAACATTATAATTAAGGCTGTAATAATTAAGAATATATAGAATAGATGTGTAGCCCAAAGATGAGCTGTGGAATGCTATTTTtaagtaacaaaaaaaaggGGGGGTCCAAATGACACTCAAAAGGCAGGATGCAATTGgtccattattattattattattatcaactCCATATTACAAGACTACCTAAGATtccaataataattttaattgaatttggaaaagtattgcCCTCTTCCTTCCCTTTTGCATCAAATCAAACTCAAATAAAACTAAGATACTTCAACATCAATTAGATATGGCTTTACTTTACACACCCCACCCCTTCTTAACTCACCTTCTTgggtttctttcattttattccccttttcaaatgttttaataaaatcaaCCATTTATAAACCTAAAATATTGcaaacaaatttataaatatgtcAAAATTTAGATAAACTCTGGaggtttattagtgatagaatcTATCATCAATAGgagtctatcacttatagattttttatatttgtaattctttaaaaatattgttatacacttaattattacaACCTTAGTAGTGTTATTCATTGCAATTATTACTATCTTTTATATTGCAAAGTTAAGATTAAATTGAAGTAACCCCACATTGTAATATGCCATAATGATGATGGGTCTTCATcaagtttgtattttttttaatgtacgACAAAGGTATGATATGGATATTGTGTGATACAAGGTTAAAATTGAAGTAACCCCACATCACTTGGCCAAAATTGTTCTCATTTCCTCTTTTTTAAGCTTTTGAGATTAAAAAGTTGGGAACTTGGAGGCTTTTGTTGAAATTCAAACACGAGAAGAGCCCTTCAAAATTacattgtaaaaattaaattagatcataattaaaaaaaaaaaattaagataaattAGGAAATGGACAAATAGAGAAAACAGTGAAGAGAGGGTGAGGAGTTTCTGTAGAAGGGAGACAAAAACACATGGCTGTCCATTCGCATCAACATTTGtattgtgtgtatatatatttttaactaaaGTTTCATATAGAGACATTTTAGGCACATTTTTTTGTTGAAGATATTATAATTGAGTTTGTTCATTTTCCTTTGAAACTGTTCATTGATGATCTCACATTGAAATTTCTTTAACATGTTAATTATAACATTAACAATATCCAAGAATCAAGGACCATGTTTTAGGGTTTTACATGCTTTGGTTTTGGTCACTGGGTCAAGGGTGTCTGTATGAATTCAGAGAAACAATTTAAAGGGCAGTCCCAGTTCATTGATGAAGAGAAGAGTTTTAGGGGTTGTATATATCTTTGTCATGCCAAGTAGTCTTTATGTTCATTCTatcattttgtttgtttatataTAAAGTTTCTCCTTCcattatttcaatttgaagaattattatttatttttggcaAACATAAAACTAGGAGTCAAGATATTTGTCCAAAATGTTCCATTTGaacaacaacaatttttttaattattgttggGGTGAATTTTGACCATAttgaattaaaatcaaaataaaattagataaaataagaTTTGATGTAGCTTGTTTGAGATTAGGAAAAAGCCATTTTCTAATCCCCTATATCAAagccatttttctttgttttgtaggtctccctcttttctaaaattataaatttaccatTGATGTCACGTGAAGGTCATATGCATTTTCTCTTGGTTAAAATTTGGTATCAACAATTGGCTCTGTCTGTGGGAACGAGTGCTCTACTTTTCTATTCCAAAATTAAGGAATTCAAGACCAATTGAACTTGTTTGCAATCTAGCCTAAGGAAAAAGTCTTGTGGTAAAAGACATTGGAAATTTCACATCCATATAGTCATAAACCAAGGAAAAAATCGACAAATCCTACGCAAAAAAAGTCTCTTATGGTGAAAGACATTGGAAAGTTTCAACCCATAgtaaaaaaaccaatcaaaagaCAAATCCTAGAGGTTGGAACAAAAAAGATCAAGAAACAATGCAAGACACTGAGGACTTAgattggaagaaaaaaacaaagcaCCTTTTAATGTTCTTGAAGATTTCTACCAAATTATGGAATCCCagataaagaaaaattttcaactaaaaaaatttctaatgctacattgaaaaattaattacgAGTTTATTTAAATCTCATGTTATTTATTAATATCTAAATCATGCATGACATGATTATTTTGTTATAATCCTTAGTGATCTTTTCTGTAAAAGTTGTGTGTTCTACAAAACAGTACTCCCAGATTGAACTCCAAGTATTCTGCTAACAACATAAAAGTTGAACCATGAATTTTAACTTGGGAGTAGGGGCTAATGTTGCGGTTGAATTTTGATTAGCTAAATTAAAACCCAAAATCAAGATAAACTAGAATCAAAATCAAGATAAAATTAGATAAGATAAGATTTGATCTAGCTTGTTTTGGATTAGGAAAAAGCTATTTTCTAATCCTATGAGGGTTAAATCTCATATCTAAATCTGAGTAGGATTAAAATAAATCCTAGATCAAATCTCCTATAAATAGACTATTATGGTCTCATATGAGGTAACTTAAACTTCCAATTTCTCTTATTACTTAGGCATCGgagtccttttctttcttttgttgatcctctcttcccaaaaattacaaatttatcgtTGAAATCACGTAAAGGTCAGATGATCTTGACTAAAATTTGACATCAaccgttattattattattataaaatgaaaactacTGA comes from Benincasa hispida cultivar B227 chromosome 2, ASM972705v1, whole genome shotgun sequence and encodes:
- the LOC120071910 gene encoding mini zinc finger protein 3, producing MKKRLVVVKKSDGSSGRRNHNRSSSGSVVRYAECQKNHAAKLGGFAVDGCREFMARGEDGTEEALNCAACGCHRNFHRREVDAEVVFEYSPPNSN